From Neisseria cinerea:
GGTATGGCGACTATTCTGTCCCAATTGGCTCGTGACGAGCGTTTGTTTGCTATCGAAGCGTTGACTGCTGAAACTCCTAAAACCAAAGTTTTTGCTGAACAAGTGAAAAATCTGGGTCTGGAGCAAGTGTTGTTTGTAACCAAACAGCTCGACGAGAATGTTTACTTGGCTTCACGCAACTTGCCAAACGTGTTGGTTTTGGAAGCTCAACAAGTTGATCCTTACAGCTTGCTGCGTTACAAAAAAGTAATCATCACTAAAGATGCGGTTGCACAATTAGAGGAGCAATGGGTATGAATCAACAACGTTTGACTCAAGTGATTTTGGCACCTATCGTTTCTGAAAAAAGCAACGTATTGGCTGAAAAACGCAACCAAATGACGTTTAAAGTCTTGGCAAATGCAACCAAACCTGAAATCAAAGCTGCTGTTGAGCTGCTGTTTGGTGTTCAAGTTGCTTCTGTAACTACCGTTACAACTAAAGGCAAAACTAAGCGTTTTGGTCGTACTTTGGGCCGCCGCAGCGATGTTAAAAAAGCTTATGTAAGCTTGGCAGCCGGTCAAGAGTTGGATTTGGAAGCCGCTGCTGCAGCTGCAGATAAGGAATAAACAAAATGGCAATCGTTAAAATGAAGCCAACTTCTGCAGGCCGTCGCGGCATGGTTCGCGTGGTAACAGAAGGTTTGCACAAAGGTGCGCCTTATGCACCTTTGCTCGAAAAGAAAAATTCTACTGCCGGTCGTAACCATAATGGTCATATCACCACCCGTCATAAAGGCGGCGGTCATAAACACCATTACCGTGTTGTAGACTTTAAACGTAACAAAGACGGTATCCCTGCAAAAGTAGAGCGTATCGAATACGATCCTAACCGCACTGCCTTTATTGCATTGTTGTGCTATGCAGACGGCGAACGTCGCTACATCATCGCTCCTCGCGGTATTCAAGCCGGTGCTGTATTGGTTTCCGGTGCTGAAGCTGCCATCAAAGTAGGTAACACCCTGCCAATCCGCAATATTCCCGTTGGTACGACTATCCACTGTATCGAAATGAAACCTGGTAAAGGTGCACAAATTGCACGTTCTGCCGGTGCTTCTGCGGTATTGCTGGCTAAAGAAGGCGCATACGCTCAAGTCCGTCTGCGCTCTGGCGAAGTTCGTAAAATCAACGTAAATTGCCGTGCAACCATCGGTGAAGTCGGTAACGAAGAGCAAAGCCTGAAGAAAATCGGTAAAGCCGGTGCTAATCGTTGGCGCGGTATTCGTCCGACCGTTCGTGGTGTTGTGATGAACCCTGTCGATCACCCGCATGGTGGTGGTGAAGGTCGTACCGGTGAAGCTCGCGAACCGGTTAGCCCATGGGGTACTCCTGCTAAAGGCTACCGCACTCGTAATAACAAACGCACGGATAACATGATTGTTCGTCGTCGTTACTCAAATAAAGGTTAATTAGTATGGCTCGTTCATTGAAAAAAGGCCCATATGTAGACCTGCATTTGCTGAAAAAAGTAGATGCTGCTCGTGCAAGCAACGATAAGCGCCCGATTAAAACTTGGTCTCGTCGTTCTACCATTCTGCCTGATTTTATCGGTCTGACCATTGCTGTA
This genomic window contains:
- the rplW gene encoding 50S ribosomal protein L23; the protein is MNQQRLTQVILAPIVSEKSNVLAEKRNQMTFKVLANATKPEIKAAVELLFGVQVASVTTVTTKGKTKRFGRTLGRRSDVKKAYVSLAAGQELDLEAAAAAADKE
- the rplB gene encoding 50S ribosomal protein L2, yielding MAIVKMKPTSAGRRGMVRVVTEGLHKGAPYAPLLEKKNSTAGRNHNGHITTRHKGGGHKHHYRVVDFKRNKDGIPAKVERIEYDPNRTAFIALLCYADGERRYIIAPRGIQAGAVLVSGAEAAIKVGNTLPIRNIPVGTTIHCIEMKPGKGAQIARSAGASAVLLAKEGAYAQVRLRSGEVRKINVNCRATIGEVGNEEQSLKKIGKAGANRWRGIRPTVRGVVMNPVDHPHGGGEGRTGEAREPVSPWGTPAKGYRTRNNKRTDNMIVRRRYSNKG
- the rpsS gene encoding 30S ribosomal protein S19, translated to MARSLKKGPYVDLHLLKKVDAARASNDKRPIKTWSRRSTILPDFIGLTIAVHNGRTHVPVFISDNMVGHKLGEFSLTRTFKGHLADKKAKKK